The DNA segment TTCAATGTAAGACATAAAGCTTCTGCTGTTCTGTAGAACGGCGCAACAAATGTAAATTTTCTTACCACTTCAGAGCCTTCAAAACAGTCCAAATCAAGAAAGACATGTTGTATGAAACCATCATCCAAAGTCATCCTTAGCCACAACTTGCTCTCACTTGAAATATTATGGAGAGTGATTTCACATGGTACACCAACGGGTAGCCCTGAAACGAAGGGAAGAGGGTGTTCCATGTCATTGTTGGGAATGCTTAGTTCTGCGTTTACATGTTTGATTGTTCCATGAAACATAAACTGCTTCAGAGAGAAAAACTCCAGACATCCATCAAACTGAAGTGGACTGCAAGAAGCTCCATCGGTGGAGATGGTACTTAATACTTTCCCAAGTTCAACTACGAATTTGGTTGGCAACGCAGAACTTTCTTTAAGGATAGATTCAACACGTAAATATAGAGTACTCAATCTCTTGAATGTATGATTAAGACAGATGATTTCATTTTTACATATCCTGAGGGCCAACGTCAATAACATTAGCTCCAAGACGTTCAATTCCTCTTctgcagaaaagcctataaaccTACTCATCAATTCTTTAACCCTCCTATCAAGCTTTCCCAGTTTGAATTCCAATTTTCCTATTCGCTGAGAACACAACCTTTTTGCTGGCAGTAAGTGCTCCCATACTTCCGCAAGTAGCTCTATTACCCGGAGATATAGTATAGTAAATGCCAAAGCATCAGCATCACCAGATCCCAAAGAATCAAGTTTCATGGCAGTTAACTCCTTCAAACACCTGCACAAAGAAATGAATGGTTAAAAAGAACAAGGAGAATATTAGACACGTGCATGCTGAATTTAACAatcaaaatataagaaaaagtgATATTTAAGTATACTATAAAAGCTTGCAGAACATCTTAAATTTCAAGCAAAAAACAAGATGCACACAACCAACTAATTAGATCCCCATATTTTGTATAAGCATAAATTCATCACACAAATGTAAATCAATATGCCCAAATTGagtttattttaaatgatatcTGTACACAGGCTTCGGTTACTTTTATGCAACTCACTCGATACAAATATTGgaagaaacaacaaaaaataCCAAGGCACATATGTTACTCAAGTTATACAACAATTCATCACCTTAAGGACCTTAGAACTTCATTGGTATCACCTGACTGTATCCTCGGCCACATAGTAGGAGGCTTTGCAAGGATATAGTTTGTGAAGTTTATAACTTCATCATACAGAGGTTGTTGCTGTTCAATCTGATTATTTGCTAACTCTTCCGGCTCCCTCGTGATATGTGCGCCAATCACCTCATTGCTAGTAAAATTTGGAGCATCACCTTCAGATAAAGGCAACTGTTCCTCCCCTTCCATGAGGTTAATATTTGTTGCGGAATACTCTGTAGATCTGCTTTTCTCACATAGGCAGGCCAAAAGGGCATCCCTATCCATGATATCACTAAAAGCATTATAAATTCTACCTAGGAACGTAACTGCATAAGAAAACATAACTGGTGGTATTCTGCCTACATCAGCATTCAAGAGTGGAGCAGATATACAAAGAATTAACAGTGCAGCTATCCTTGCACTATCAAATTCTACATTTCCTTCCAAAGCCGTTCCTACCTTtaaaagtgaaataaaaaagtaatcAGTGCCACTACTTCAAATATATATAGGTATATCTGTCTCATTGACATGCAAAATATGCGGAAGGATCAAGAAGTTCTTGGATAATATACAATATTCCGAACAAGCACACCTCTTCAAACGTGTCCTTCATAATCAGGCTAACAAATTTCTTGTGATTTCGGCCCAGATGAGAAAAAGTAGAAAACACATCAGCTTCATCCTGAGAACACCAAAGTTATAAAAGTTAAACATATGGAATATAGAATGGTTAAGAAGTAGTTGTATTGAGAATCTTGGCTCCGTCTTCTGAAAGAAAAGGATTACCCCTTACAAAGAGGGATGACTTTGTAGAAAATGAGCAAGCAAGTAAGGGGAAGCAACTAAAGAGGTTAGGAAACTGACCACAATTGCAGGTAGTTGACTCACTTACTTGTTAGAGTAAGGAGGAATAATTTGgctttatttccttttttttggGGGTTATGGAAAGTGAAAGTTGTTTCATTAAATACAATATCAATTCACAGCTCGCTGTGCCTACACCTCTTGCCAATCAAAGTTTAATTCAAAAACCTCATCCGAAGAAATATGCATGAATCAATAAAGCAAAGACAATATCTTGGATGGATCATTGCATCTTTCACTTCCTACTTTTCCAGTGGTTTGTTTATTTGGATGATATAATTAAAAGTGAGGgagtgaaaaaagaaaaaaaaaagagaataagaaaAGAAAGTGGGTTGTTTGGATTAGGTGAAAGGTTGAAAATGAATGGAAAGTTTGAtatttattagttataaataattatatttattatttttaacattatttttaacattattattatataacaaaatgatataaaaaCACCCGTAATCAATTATGGATGAAATCACCTAGTATTTTGTGCATATAATCTATTATGTGAACATTTTATACAAAATCCATGATCATCAATTCGAAAATCTATTCTTCCCTTTGATCTCATTCTTTAGCTCAAATCCACACTAAGCCCCTTAAGCAAACAAGGGGAATCTGTGCACATTCCCTCCCCTCCATTGAAACAAAGAGACCGTTAGAGAAAACAAGTTCTTTGAAGGGTCATTAAATGTTCCTTTATTAATGGCTGGTTCTGAATGCTGGAGGACTACTTTGGTATGTAATCCACCCATGCTGTGGTTAGTCTAGTTTTcacttaaataatatttatagcTCTATTTATCTTATTCGGTTCTGCTGCACATCTTTATGGCTATTACTAATAATTTTGAAGGCATAACAAAAAGTTAAACCATGATCGAATATTAAGACAATGATGCAGCAAAGATAAAAATATCATGTAAAAGGGTGAAGAATACACGTAATGAAGGATAAATTGAGAACGTATAAAACTTCCAATGGTGCACTGTGAAAGAAGAGATGATGATGCAAAACACAAATTATTgcatatttaaaaattacaaatagaaTATAAAATGGATAAAAAACGGTTAAAAGATATAATTATATGCAGTCAAGGTCCTCAAGCCTGAATTGTGAAATAAAAATACATGTAGTGTACATGGGTGTTTGGTTTTATTGTTGCAGATAAAATAACCTtgcatattgaaaataaaataaaaaaattaacaagagATTTTACATAGCcgttgaaaatataaaagacaCGCGGAACCGAGTATAAAGCAAACCTGTGGATAACTGTCTAAATTTCGCAGGAGTCTGTCAACAGATGATTTGAACAATGCCAGATTGTTTAGCTTCATTACTTTAAGTATTTTCCTATAAGTATATCTTACATCCCAACTAGTATCCACCAGAGCTCCAAGaaactgaaaaataaaatgaaaacatatGACTAATATCAGTAATAAAGTGCATCTAGagaaaaattcataattttggCAATTGaggtttattaaaaaatattaagatcaATCCAGAATTCAACTAAGAAAACACTCAATGTCCATAACTAATCTCAATAAAATCCCCACCACTGGTTCATGCTGTTCGCCAGGTTTTGTTTATGAAAAAGTTTTTATCAGCTGAAACTTAAGGACAgtttttagtaaaatatttccTCCTTTTAGAAGAGGCAAAAGGCACAACAGTCCCCGGTATTTGATTGTATCTTCCCACCGATACCCAAATAATCATTCTTATATGTTTGGTAAACCTCAAAACAGGCAATCTAACCAATCACACAAACCACGGCTTATTGGTCTCcaacaaaaataactttttcCAGGCACCCGCTACTCATTCTTCACTTTCCAAATGTAATTTTGTCAACCCTAGGGCCCTAGTTCATTCTACAAATCTACTAAAAAGCTTAGGCCATTTGGTTTGAGAAaacaatttctattttttttttcactttttttaataacaaaattgtCGCATTgttttactttgttttctttcttcacAAGCTTGTAATCTGTATAGGACATGGtgagaaaaaaaacaataaaaggtTATATTTCACTTATTCCTAcacaaacttttgaaaatagggAGTGTTAATATTactagatataattagatattatttgatattatgagatattataaatattgttagatatctcatatttatgtaatgggcttagcccatatgtttcttttcctatataaacataaccctatgtgttc comes from the Phaseolus vulgaris cultivar G19833 chromosome 8, P. vulgaris v2.0, whole genome shotgun sequence genome and includes:
- the LOC137825538 gene encoding protein SIEL is translated as MANQDETSDPNETLSLRTLCTMRSHLLHPSTSKRTVSNILQTLTNSQHPTPHSLKLLSDVAVHHPDLALAAALPAAESSPRLAVEAIGASLSGLHLDDARFTSLCFGASVPARAWMLRNAGWSFQVRPGLLLAVLLGFTKDPYPYVRDAALEGLFGFIERGGELKDVGLVDACYRRAVQLLRDVDPCVRFSAVRVVASWGMMLAASSSEMKAYWSNDVFAKLCSMARDMNMKVRVEAFNGLRKMEMVSEDLLLQSLAKRVSGRGKQKDTGGQRTSEQFVMLASSVAGALVHGLEDEFFEVRKSVCESLRTLTSLSAAFAREALDSLMDVLNDDSAVVRLQALETMHHMAIDGRLKLQEKHLHMFLGALVDTSWDVRYTYRKILKVMKLNNLALFKSSVDRLLRNLDSYPQDEADVFSTFSHLGRNHKKFVSLIMKDTFEEVGTALEGNVEFDSARIAALLILCISAPLLNADVGRIPPVMFSYAVTFLGRIYNAFSDIMDRDALLACLCEKSRSTEYSATNINLMEGEEQLPLSEGDAPNFTSNEVIGAHITREPEELANNQIEQQQPLYDEVINFTNYILAKPPTMWPRIQSGDTNEVLRSLRCLKELTAMKLDSLGSGDADALAFTILYLRVIELLAEVWEHLLPAKRLCSQRIGKLEFKLGKLDRRVKELMSRFIGFSAEEELNVLELMLLTLALRICKNEIICLNHTFKRLSTLYLRVESILKESSALPTKFVVELGKVLSTISTDGASCSPLQFDGCLEFFSLKQFMFHGTIKHVNAELSIPNNDMEHPLPFVSGLPVGVPCEITLHNISSESKLWLRMTLDDGFIQHVFLDLDCFEGSEVVRKFTFVAPFYRTAEALCLTLKVCIGAECLFENVGPVQRFGGPKRELVLLCKEKQVYLSKVNKD